The proteins below come from a single Agromyces flavus genomic window:
- a CDS encoding glycosyltransferase family 32 protein, with protein sequence MKAVQRRWNKVQSRNPVNLWVDRTRADVMSRLSSPDFWYGRYPHTFLERRPPDGGDAASQVPEVIWCFWTGSNPLTPNRAACLAQMREVNPHTPVELITPERLPSFVVSTHPLHRAYDDLSLVHRSDYLRAYFLHHFGGGYSDLKQLRGPWRSALDRMRTSDAWLIGPPLTHPAWAGEGPGRLGAHLRRYYRRIASESTLIAKSHTPLTGEWLREVERRLDYQAPALAEAEGGIWGQEPGYPISWTGLLGDVLHPLCLKYGDRVVLDDSIAWVEDVPYR encoded by the coding sequence ATGAAGGCGGTCCAACGCCGCTGGAACAAGGTGCAGAGCCGTAATCCGGTGAATCTCTGGGTGGATCGAACCAGGGCCGACGTCATGAGCAGACTGTCTTCGCCGGATTTCTGGTACGGGCGATACCCGCACACCTTCCTCGAGCGACGTCCGCCGGACGGGGGTGACGCCGCCTCCCAGGTTCCCGAGGTCATCTGGTGCTTCTGGACGGGCAGCAATCCGCTGACCCCGAATCGCGCGGCGTGCCTGGCGCAGATGCGCGAGGTCAACCCGCACACACCGGTGGAGCTCATCACGCCCGAGCGGCTCCCGAGCTTCGTGGTGTCGACCCATCCCTTGCACCGCGCATACGACGACCTCTCGTTGGTGCACCGTTCCGACTATCTGAGGGCTTACTTCCTGCACCACTTCGGCGGCGGGTACTCCGACCTCAAGCAGTTGAGAGGTCCTTGGCGTTCCGCCCTCGACCGCATGCGGACGTCGGACGCGTGGCTGATTGGCCCACCGCTGACGCACCCGGCCTGGGCGGGTGAGGGGCCGGGGCGGCTCGGCGCCCACCTGAGGCGGTACTACCGCAGGATCGCGTCCGAGAGCACGCTCATCGCGAAGTCCCACACGCCCCTCACGGGGGAATGGCTTCGCGAGGTCGAGCGACGCCTCGATTACCAGGCTCCCGCGCTGGCGGAAGCAGAGGGCGGGATCTGGGGCCAGGAACCGGGCTATCCGATCTCGTGGACCGGGCTGCTCGGAGACGTGCTGCATCCGCTCTGCCTGAAGTACGGCGATCGGGTGGTCCTCGACGATTCGATCGCCTGGGTGGAGGACGTTCCGTACCGGTAG
- a CDS encoding glycosyltransferase family 2 protein, translated as MGESVRLSVCVVTYERAAFLERCLAALATELDGRAEVVIVDASRSDHAREVRAIMPKATYVHAPQLAGWMTRSRNEALRHVRGELVAFLDDDVVVRPGWQAALEAAFDADGVGAVAGRTCNGLPGEEEYDRPIGRLLPDGSLTDGFAADAPRLVDVDHGIGANMSFRRTVLAALGGFRDDYPGTAIREDTDMFLRVRAMGGRSVFAPEAVVDHLPAPHLRGARFDTRYKLYGRRNHMVLLARDAGIGSRTLWRWVGAQFRNIGGASGLRARAQRLGVTTLGILWGAAAMLRDASWRPTPPQRTDPAGNELRRRLGGAPI; from the coding sequence ATGGGCGAGTCGGTACGGCTCAGCGTGTGCGTCGTCACCTACGAGCGTGCGGCGTTCCTGGAGCGATGCCTGGCGGCGCTGGCAACGGAGCTCGACGGTCGCGCCGAAGTCGTGATCGTGGACGCCTCGAGGAGCGACCACGCGCGCGAGGTTCGCGCGATCATGCCCAAGGCGACGTACGTGCACGCCCCCCAGCTCGCCGGTTGGATGACGCGGTCCCGCAACGAGGCCCTCCGGCACGTGCGCGGCGAACTGGTGGCGTTCCTCGACGACGACGTGGTCGTGCGACCGGGCTGGCAGGCGGCGCTCGAGGCGGCCTTCGATGCCGACGGTGTCGGCGCGGTCGCCGGCCGCACTTGCAATGGGCTCCCGGGCGAAGAGGAGTACGACCGGCCGATCGGTCGTCTCCTTCCCGACGGCAGTCTCACCGACGGCTTCGCAGCGGATGCACCGCGGCTCGTCGACGTCGACCACGGCATCGGCGCGAACATGTCGTTCCGGCGCACCGTCCTCGCCGCGCTCGGCGGATTCCGCGACGACTACCCGGGCACTGCCATCCGCGAGGACACCGACATGTTCCTCAGGGTGCGTGCAATGGGAGGCCGTTCGGTGTTCGCGCCCGAGGCGGTCGTCGACCACCTGCCCGCCCCCCACTTGCGGGGCGCCCGGTTCGACACGCGCTACAAGCTGTACGGACGGCGGAACCACATGGTGCTGCTGGCGCGCGACGCGGGCATCGGCTCACGCACGCTCTGGAGGTGGGTCGGAGCCCAGTTCCGGAACATCGGCGGCGCGTCCGGTCTCCGGGCGAGGGCGCAGCGGCTCGGCGTGACGACCCTCGGGATCCTCTGGGGCGCGGCCGCCATGCTGCGAGACGCAAGCTGGCGACCGACGCCACCGCAACGGACCGACCCGGCCGGCAACGAACTGCGGCGCAGGCTCGGTGGCGCTCCCATCTGA
- a CDS encoding glycosyltransferase yields the protein MTDLIVVSLEPWDQVWRRNQHLVAGLLARDPALRVLFVEPPADPTHDLRSKRRPRLGRGLSEIHDIAPSRLHRLQLTKWMPRRLDARTDDRLAHGIVRGAARLGMRHPLLWINDPGMAVLAERTGWPTLYDITDDWLAADRPAAELERITASEASLMRIARVVVVCSPELVRRRQAVREVVLVRNAVDTAAYGRPVPRPSDLPEGAVALYLGTLHRDRLDVELCAETARTIGPDASLVLVGPNALSSTDEERLRLAGVVLLGPRARNEVIGYLQHADVLVVPHVVTTFTDSLDPIKLYEYQAVGRPVVSTAVAGFRDADDPRITIADDDDFPAAVAAALPATWRFPERTDGGAGAVPDWSERVEAMAGVLASMGN from the coding sequence ATGACCGACCTCATCGTCGTCTCGCTCGAGCCCTGGGATCAGGTCTGGCGGCGCAATCAGCATCTTGTCGCGGGCCTCCTCGCCCGCGACCCCGCGCTTCGCGTGCTGTTCGTCGAGCCCCCGGCCGATCCCACGCACGACCTGCGCTCCAAGCGGCGGCCTCGTCTCGGGCGCGGCCTGAGCGAGATCCACGACATCGCACCGAGTCGCCTGCACCGGCTGCAGCTCACCAAGTGGATGCCTCGTCGGCTCGACGCTCGGACCGACGACCGGCTCGCCCATGGCATCGTCCGGGGCGCTGCTCGCCTCGGCATGCGCCATCCACTGCTCTGGATCAACGATCCCGGCATGGCGGTGCTCGCCGAGCGCACCGGCTGGCCGACGCTCTACGACATCACCGACGACTGGCTCGCCGCGGACCGCCCCGCGGCGGAACTCGAGCGGATCACGGCAAGCGAGGCCTCACTCATGCGAATCGCCCGCGTGGTCGTGGTGTGCTCGCCAGAGCTCGTGCGGCGCAGGCAGGCGGTCCGTGAGGTCGTGCTCGTGCGCAATGCGGTCGACACCGCCGCCTACGGCCGTCCGGTGCCCCGCCCGAGCGACCTGCCGGAGGGTGCGGTCGCGCTGTACCTCGGCACGTTGCACCGCGATCGCCTCGATGTCGAGCTCTGTGCCGAGACGGCGCGCACGATCGGGCCGGATGCCTCGCTCGTGTTGGTCGGCCCGAATGCGCTCTCGTCCACCGATGAAGAGCGCCTGCGTCTCGCCGGTGTCGTGCTCCTAGGACCCCGTGCGCGGAACGAGGTGATCGGCTACCTCCAGCACGCCGACGTGCTCGTGGTGCCGCATGTCGTCACCACCTTCACCGATAGCCTGGATCCGATCAAGCTCTACGAGTACCAAGCGGTGGGGCGGCCGGTCGTGTCGACGGCGGTCGCCGGCTTCCGCGATGCCGATGATCCGCGCATCACCATCGCGGACGACGATGACTTCCCGGCAGCTGTGGCGGCGGCGCTGCCCGCGACGTGGCGCTTCCCCGAGCGCACCGATGGTGGCGCCGGAGCGGTCCCCGACTGGAGCGAGCGCGTCGAAGCGATGGCCGGGGTGCTGGCGAGCATGGGGAATTGA